The following coding sequences lie in one Salarias fasciatus chromosome 7 unlocalized genomic scaffold, fSalaFa1.1 super_scaffold_4, whole genome shotgun sequence genomic window:
- the LOC115383430 gene encoding nodal homolog 2-A-like: MDFTFTTLLLLGLVAPLCAQSFPGAHLDARPGDGRRTGREHRQQSGRLQLYMMQLYRAMRTEDRLRTPAADVTLTEDNPDLQDFDSVISTTARSCHQTGKRWSFAFDMASLSSTDTVQLAELHIHLPAFTESSSVSVDVYHSDRCSGADCPENGSFVGRFRAHPRAMSSSWKVFNVTKMLQGWLQRGRSTKRLEDAAEGKDGVHHPTNDKVMMLIFVRQNPAGPPVPTLIHTAELSKHSGAWREPSRMKSHRHRRPHPAQQHRLRSVRSAVETDRPLCRKEDMWVDFQKLGWGQWIIYPKQFNAYLCRGNCPTPVDEKFTPTNHAYIQSMLKLHHSDRVPPLSCVPTRLSPLSTLYYEKGKIVMKHHDNMVVEECGCH, encoded by the exons ATGGATTTTACCTTCACGACTCTCCTGCTGCTGGGTTTGGTTGCGCCCCTCTGCGCGCAGTCCTTCCCCGGCGCGCACCTTGACGCACGGCCCGGCGACGGCAGGCGCACCGGGCGGGAGCATCGGCAGCAGAGCGGCAGGCTCCAGCTCTACATGATGCAGCTGTACCGGGCCATGAGGACCGAGGACCGGCTCAGGACTCCGGCAGCAGACGTGACACTCACCGAGGACAACCCTGATCTCCAAGACTTCGACTCTGTGATCAGCACCACGGCAAGGA GCTGCCACCAGACAGGAAAGCGGTGGTCCTTTGCCTTTGACATGGCCTCCTTGTCTTCGACGGACACGGTTCAGCTGGCTGAACTTCACATCCACTTGCCGGCCTTCACAGAGTCTTCCAGCGTCTCGGTGGACGTCTACCACTCCGACCGCTGCTCCGGTGCGGACTGTCCAGAGAACGGCTCGTTTGTCGGCCGCTTCAGAGCTCATCCCAGGGCGATGAGCTCCTCTTGGAAAGTGTTCAACGTTACCAAGATGCTGCAAGGCTGGCTGCAGCGGGGCCGCTCCACCAAGAGGCTGGAGGACGCAGCTGAAGGGAAGGACGGCGTCCACCACCCCACCAATGACAAGGTCATGATGCTGATCTTCGTGAGGCAGAACCCAGCTGGACCGCCGGTTCCCACACTGATCCACACGGCGGAGCTCTCTAAACACTCTGGTGCGTGGAGGGAACCGTCCAGGATGAAGAGCCACAGACACAGGAGGCCTCACCCGGCACAGCAGCACAGACTGAGGTCTGTCAGATCCGCGGTGGAGACCGACCGTCCTCTCTGCCGAAAGGAGGACATGTGGGTGGACTTTCAGAAGCTTGGCTGGGGCCAGTGGATCATCTATCCCAAACAGTTTAATGCTTATCTGTGTCGAGGGAACTGTCCAACGCCAGTGGATGAGAAGTTCACTCCGACCAACCACGCATACATACAG aGCATGCTGAAGCTTCACCACTCAGACAGGGTGCCGCCTCTGTCCTGCGTGCCCACGCGCCTGTCCCCGCTCTCCACCCTGTACTACGAGAAAGGGAAGATCGTGATGAAGCATCATGACAacatggtggtggaggagtgtggCTGTCACTGA
- the LOC115382684 gene encoding eukaryotic translation initiation factor 4E-binding protein 1-like — protein MSAGGQTTRCRDIPAVRRVAIHDAAHMPQDYSSTPGGTVFSTTPGGTRIIYDRKFLLQCRSSPLTRTPPNLPDIPGVTTLLKADSSSDPNHPESTPHKTTDHSSNAEESAGEDAQFEMDI, from the exons ATGTCAGCGGGCGGTCAGACCACCAGGTGCAGGGACATCCCGGCCGTCAGGAGGGTCGCCATCCACGATGCCGCTCACATGCCCCAGGACTACTCCAGCACCCCCGGGGGGACTGTGTTCAGCACCACTCCTGGAG GTACCAGAATAATCTACGATAGGAAGTTCCTCCTGCAGTGTCGGAGTTCCCCTCTGACTCGGACTCCCCCCAACCTGCCCGACATCCCCGGAGTCACCACGCTTCTCAAAGCCGATTCCTCCAGCGATCCCAACCATCCTGAGTCGACGCCTCACAAAACCACTGACCACAGCTCTAACGCTGAGGAGAGTGCAG ggGAAGATGCCCAGTTTGAAATGGACATCTGA